The Stigmatella aurantiaca DW4/3-1 genome contains the following window.
GGAGCTTGAGAACACGCAGGTACCGCTCATCCCGGGTGCCCTGCTTCTTGCGCGCCAGCTCCACCATCCCGTCGGCCACCGCGAACTCCGGGTAGATGGAGATCTGCGCCTCGCTGTACTCGCCCACGAAGAACGCCGTCGTCTCGTAGGCCGTGAGCAGACCCGAGACCTCGTACAGCATCCGGCGCATGTCGGGCACGGAGGTGCTGAGATCGTGGACGGCCTTGAAGGAGTCGATCACGATGATGCTGGGCGAGAGCGTCTTGATGATCTCCTTCAGCTTGGGCACCACGGCTGCGATGCCCTGCTCCTCCAGCTCCTGGGCGATGGACTCGTAGACGATGGCGCCCGAGGTGAGCTTCTCCTCGTCGTAGAAGCCGAACTGCTGGAGGTAGCGCACCACTTTCTCCAGAGGCTCGGAGAGGGTGGTGAGGTAGAGGATGGGGCGTTGGCCGACCTCTGCGTTGGCGAAGATGAGCCGCTCGGCGAGGATGGTTTTCCCACTGCCCGGCTCGCCCATGAGGATGTTGATGGAGTTGGCGGGAAAGCCTCCGCCGAGAATGGCGTCCAGCTGCGGGTTGCCGGTGGGCACGCGTGGCAGCTTGCCCCCTGAAAGGGAAGGAGGCGGGGGCTCCGGAGGGTGCTTCGCGTTCATGGTGCCTCGGTGAGGGGATGGGAACGGTGCTCCAAGAGGCCTCGGACCGTCGTGATCAATCGATGCTCGGCCAGGGGCTTCATGAGGAAGGCATCCGCGCCGGCTTCCTGGGCACGGCCACTGGCCGCGAGGATGCTGAAGATGAGGATGGAGATGTGGCGCGTCTGAGGGGTCGCTTTCAGCTTCCGGCAGAGCGCCAGGCCATCCAGCTTGGGGACGAGAATCTCGGTGATGACGATGTCCGGCAGCAGCTGCTGGGCTTGCTCCAGCGCGGACTGGCCGTCCGAGACGAACTCGACGGAGTAGCCGGCCTGCGAGAGGAAGTGAGCCTCCAGCTCGCGCACGTGTGGATCCTTCTCCACCACGAGGATGAGCATCTTCCCACTGGAAGTGGATGGGGTCGGATCGGCCATTGAGCGGTCAGGCACTCAAGTGGCGATGCT
Protein-coding sequences here:
- a CDS encoding response regulator → MADPTPSTSSGKMLILVVEKDPHVRELEAHFLSQAGYSVEFVSDGQSALEQAQQLLPDIVITEILVPKLDGLALCRKLKATPQTRHISILIFSILAASGRAQEAGADAFLMKPLAEHRLITTVRGLLEHRSHPLTEAP